A single region of the Pseudorhodoplanes sp. genome encodes:
- a CDS encoding proline--tRNA ligase: MRLSRFFLPILRETPKEAEIVSHRLMLRAGMMRQEAAGIYAFLPLGLRVLQKICGIVREEQNRSGAIELLMPTLQSADLWRESGRYDDYGKEMLRIKDRHQRDMLYGPTNEEMITDIFRAYVRSYKDVPLNLYHIQWKFRDEVRPRFGLMRGREFLMKDAYSFDVDQHGAVHSYNKMFVAYLRTFARMGLKAIPMVADTGPIGGNLSHEFIILAETGESEVFCHKQYLDFAVPDENVDFDDIPGLQQIVDKWTSLYAATSEKHDTAAFDALPAEARVSARGIEVGHIFYFGTKYSEPMKAVVQLADGTEKPVHMGSYGIGPSRLVAAIIEAYHDDAGIKWPESVAPFKVAILNLKQGDGATDQASEKIYNALRGKGVEVLYHDLDERPGSKFATADLIGIPWQILVGPKGLANGQVELKKRTDGSREMLSPEDAVAHLS, from the coding sequence ATGCGACTGTCGCGCTTCTTTCTGCCCATTCTGCGTGAAACCCCGAAAGAGGCGGAGATCGTCTCGCACCGCCTGATGCTGCGCGCCGGCATGATGCGGCAGGAGGCGGCCGGTATCTACGCCTTCCTGCCGCTCGGCCTGCGGGTGCTGCAGAAGATTTGCGGCATCGTGCGCGAGGAGCAGAACCGCTCCGGTGCCATCGAATTGCTGATGCCTACCTTGCAATCGGCGGATCTATGGCGCGAGAGCGGGCGCTACGACGATTACGGCAAGGAAATGCTGCGCATCAAGGACCGGCACCAGCGCGATATGCTGTATGGTCCGACCAACGAGGAGATGATCACCGACATCTTCCGCGCCTATGTACGCTCCTACAAGGACGTTCCGCTCAATCTCTACCACATCCAGTGGAAATTCCGCGACGAGGTGCGCCCGCGTTTCGGGCTGATGCGCGGCCGCGAATTCCTGATGAAGGATGCTTATTCCTTCGACGTTGACCAGCACGGCGCCGTCCATTCCTACAACAAGATGTTCGTCGCCTACCTGCGCACCTTCGCGCGCATGGGCCTCAAGGCGATTCCGATGGTCGCCGATACGGGGCCGATCGGCGGCAATCTCAGCCACGAATTCATCATTCTCGCCGAGACCGGAGAGAGCGAAGTCTTCTGTCACAAACAGTATCTCGATTTTGCGGTGCCGGATGAGAACGTGGATTTTGACGATATCCCCGGCCTGCAGCAGATCGTCGACAAATGGACGTCGCTCTATGCTGCGACGTCGGAGAAGCACGACACGGCTGCGTTCGACGCTTTGCCGGCGGAGGCGCGGGTGTCCGCGCGCGGCATCGAGGTCGGCCACATCTTCTATTTCGGCACTAAATATTCCGAACCGATGAAGGCCGTGGTGCAGCTCGCCGACGGCACCGAGAAGCCCGTGCATATGGGCTCCTACGGCATCGGGCCCTCGCGGCTTGTCGCCGCCATTATCGAAGCCTATCACGACGACGCTGGCATCAAATGGCCTGAAAGCGTGGCGCCGTTCAAGGTTGCAATCCTGAACCTCAAGCAGGGGGACGGCGCGACCGATCAAGCCTCGGAAAAAATCTACAACGCCCTGCGCGGAAAAGGCGTCGAGGTGCTGTATCATGATCTCGACGAGCGGCCTGGCTCCAAATTTGCCACCGCCGATCTGATCGGCATTCCCTGGCAGATCCTCGTGGGCCCAAAAGGACTCGCCAACGGGCAAGTGGAACTGAAAAAGCGCACCGACGGCAGCCGCGAGATGCTCAGCCCCGAGGACGCGGTTGCTCATCTGTCCTGA
- a CDS encoding lipoprotein-releasing ABC transporter permease subunit: protein MNEPTGTKPFAPFEWMLSLRYLRARRKEGFISIIAGFSFLGIMLGVATLIIVMAVMNGFRKELLGKILGINGHVLVQPLESPLTDWDAVAKRISGVAGVRLAAPIVEGQALASGTQASGVLVRGIRAADLEKLPSIAKNIKQGTLEGFDEGQGLAIGRRLADQLSLRAGDNITLVAPRGAVTPMGTTPRIKAYKVAAVFEIGMSEYDSAFVFMPLPESQAYFNRSGDVTAIEVYIDDADAVQSFRKPIADAAQRPIFMVDWRQRNATFFNALQVERNVMFLILTLIVLVAALNIISGLIMLVKDKGRDIAVLRTMGATQGAIMRIFFVTGASIGVVGTFLGVIVGTIVCLNIESIRQFVSWLTATELFSPELYFLSRLPAEMSAGETTAVVLMALILSFAATLYPSWRAARLDPVEALRYE, encoded by the coding sequence ATGAACGAACCCACCGGGACAAAACCCTTCGCGCCTTTCGAATGGATGCTGTCGCTGCGCTACCTGCGGGCGCGGCGCAAGGAAGGATTTATTTCCATCATCGCCGGATTCTCGTTTCTCGGCATCATGCTGGGCGTCGCGACCTTGATTATCGTGATGGCGGTGATGAACGGCTTCCGCAAGGAATTGCTCGGCAAGATTCTCGGCATCAATGGGCACGTGCTGGTGCAGCCGCTGGAATCGCCGCTGACCGATTGGGATGCCGTGGCCAAGCGCATTTCCGGCGTTGCCGGCGTGCGCCTTGCCGCGCCGATTGTGGAGGGACAAGCGCTGGCATCAGGCACTCAGGCGAGCGGCGTGCTGGTACGCGGCATTCGCGCCGCCGATCTTGAAAAGCTGCCGTCGATTGCCAAAAACATCAAACAAGGCACGCTGGAAGGATTCGACGAGGGGCAGGGGCTCGCGATTGGACGCAGACTCGCCGATCAGCTCTCGTTGCGCGCCGGCGACAACATCACGCTGGTCGCGCCGCGCGGCGCGGTGACGCCGATGGGCACGACACCGCGTATCAAGGCCTACAAGGTCGCCGCCGTGTTCGAGATCGGCATGTCAGAATATGACTCGGCCTTTGTGTTTATGCCGCTGCCGGAATCGCAGGCCTATTTCAACCGTTCCGGCGATGTCACGGCAATTGAAGTCTATATCGACGACGCCGACGCCGTGCAGTCGTTCCGCAAGCCGATCGCGGACGCGGCGCAACGTCCCATCTTCATGGTCGATTGGCGTCAGCGCAATGCCACCTTCTTCAATGCGCTGCAGGTCGAACGCAATGTGATGTTTTTGATCCTGACGCTGATCGTGCTAGTGGCGGCACTGAACATCATTTCCGGCCTGATCATGCTGGTGAAGGACAAGGGCCGAGACATCGCCGTCCTGCGCACCATGGGCGCTACACAGGGCGCCATCATGCGAATCTTCTTCGTTACCGGCGCATCCATCGGCGTGGTTGGCACCTTTCTCGGCGTCATTGTTGGCACTATTGTGTGTCTGAATATCGAGAGCATCAGGCAATTCGTGTCATGGCTGACGGCGACCGAATTGTTTTCACCCGAACTATATTTCCTCTCGCGTCTGCCGGCTGAAATGTCGGCCGGCGAAACCACAGCCGTGGTTCTGATGGCGCTGATCCTGTCCTTTGCTGCGACCTTGTATCCCTCCTGGCGTGCCGCCCGGCTCGATCCTGTCGAAGCCCTGCGGTACGAGTGA
- a CDS encoding ABC transporter ATP-binding protein produces the protein MAERNNPPALYLDAIERRYHQGDNTLEILRGAELGCWLGQSIALIAPSGSGKSTLLHIAGLLEHPDAGEVYIDGVATSSLSDAERTQIRRTDIGFVYQAHHLLPEFSALENVMLPQMVRGLSKAEANKRSTELLAYLGLKARLTHRPAELSGGEQQRVAIARAVANAPRILLADEPTGNLDPHTADHVFDTLMQLVKASGLAAIIATHNLDLAARMDRRVTIQEGLVVELA, from the coding sequence ATGGCTGAACGGAACAATCCGCCTGCCTTGTATCTGGATGCGATCGAGCGCCGTTATCACCAGGGCGACAACACCCTCGAGATCTTGCGCGGCGCCGAACTGGGCTGCTGGCTCGGCCAGTCGATTGCGCTGATCGCACCCTCTGGTTCCGGAAAATCGACGCTTCTACATATTGCCGGATTGCTGGAGCATCCGGATGCCGGAGAGGTCTACATCGACGGCGTGGCGACTTCCTCTTTGAGCGACGCCGAGCGTACCCAGATCCGCCGCACCGACATCGGCTTTGTTTATCAGGCGCATCATCTGTTGCCGGAATTCTCAGCGCTAGAAAATGTGATGTTGCCGCAAATGGTGCGGGGCCTCAGCAAGGCGGAAGCGAATAAACGCTCGACGGAATTGCTGGCTTATCTCGGCCTCAAGGCGCGCTTGACACACCGGCCGGCCGAACTCTCAGGCGGTGAGCAGCAGCGGGTTGCGATCGCGCGTGCAGTTGCCAACGCGCCGCGCATCCTGCTCGCCGACGAGCCGACCGGAAATCTTGATCCGCATACCGCCGATCATGTGTTCGACACCTTGATGCAACTGGTGAAAGCGTCGGGGCTTGCGGCGATCATCGCCACTCACAAT